The Caballeronia sp. Lep1P3 genome segment GCGCCGCGCTTTGCGCGTTGTTCTTCACGTTGGCCGTCATCTGGTCCATGCTCGACGCCGTCTGCACGAGCGCCGCCGCCTGTTCCTCGGTGCGCTGCGACAGATCGGTATTGCCCGCCGCGATTTCGGACGCGCCCACGTTGATGTTCTCGGTGCCGTTGCGCACGCGCGAAACGGTGGCGACGAGCCCGCGCTGCATCGTCGAGAGCGCGTGGAGCAGGCTCGTTTCGTCGTCGGGATGCACGTTCACCGCTGCCGTCAGATCGCCTTGCGCGATGCGGTGCGCCGCGTCCACCGCGAGTTCCAGTTCGCCGCCGAGATTGCGCCGGATGCTGCGCACGACGACGAGCATCGCCGCCGTCGCCGCCGCGCCGAGCAGCGCCGTGATCGCGAGCCAGCGCAGCGCGCTCGAATAGAACGCGGCTTGCACATCGTCCATGTACATGCCGGTGACGATGTACCAGTCCCACGGCGCAAAGCGCTGCGAGTACGAGAGCTTCGCGACGGGCTTCTCGCTTCCCGGCTTCGCCCACAGATAGTTGACGAAGCCGCCGCCCGACTGGTCGCCCGCCTTCACGATATCGACGAAAAGCCGGTTGCCCGCCGGGTCCGTGTACGTGGACAGGTCCTGGCCGATCATCGCGGGCTTGATCGGATGCATGACCATCGTCGGGTGCGAATCGTTGATCGAGAGATAGCCGTCCGCGCCATAGCGAATCGCGCCGACCGCGTCGAGCGCCTGCTTTTTCGCCTGCTCGTCCGTGAGCGTCTTGTTGGCGGCGAGCGCCGCGTAGTGCGAAACGATTGCGTGCGCCTCGCCGACGAGCGATTTCAACTGTTCCTTGCGGTCGTCGATCATCGACGACCGGTTTTGCCACGCCCCGATCCCGCCAATGGCGATCAGGCCGATCCACAGCACGGCGACCAGCGAGCCGAGCTTCCTGTTCAACGTCATTCTTTTCATGTGTGCGCTCGCGATGTCTACGTCGGTCCGACGTTTCTGGACGATGCGGCGGCGCGCGCCGCCGCATGCCTCCTTTACGGCAGGCAGAGCGGCGGATACAGGGCGGGGATACCCGGAGCGCGTCCGGGCGACGGCTTTGAGCGGCGCTCAGAAGCGCCGGATCGGGTCTTTGTCGGGCGGCGCGTCCGGATGCTGCGGCTCGTCGGGACGATGCCCCGGCGACGGCGGCGTGAGCGGATCGGCTTCGGGATCGCGGTTCGGGTCCGCGATCGGGTCCGGAACGGGAGTCGTTTGCAGGTCGAATTTCATCGTGGCCTCCGAGGGAAGGTCAGAGTGCATCGTGTACGGCCGGCATGTGCAGCGTGAACGGACGGCCCGGATGCGCGTTCTCCACGTCGGAAAGCTCGGCGCGGGCGCGTCGCGCGATCGTCGCGCTCGACGTATCGCGCGGATGTTCCGACAGCACGACATGCGGCGTCCCGAGCGCGCGCGCGAACGCGACGGGCGAGGGCGCGGCGGCGTCGTCGGAGAGAAGAAGCTGCGCATCGGCAATCAGGCGCGGCAGCGTGCGCGGCGCGACGGCGCCCACGAGAAAGAGCGCGGCGGTCTGCATCGTGCCGAGCACGCCGGCGGTGCGCTCGGGATCGGGCGCGTCGCCGATGATCGCGATCTGCCAGCCATCGGCGGCGAGCTGATCGGCGACATCGGCGTAACGTTCGGCGGGCCACGCGGGGCTAGCCTTGTGGCTGCCGGGGTGAATCAGCACCAGCCGCTCCCGTTCGATGCCGTGAAACGCGACGAGATCGTCGTATTGCGCGTCCGATAGCGCATCGCCGGAGGGCGACGCCGCCGCGCTCGGCGCATCTGCGATGAGCGACGGGGCAAGCGTCAGTTCGGAGGACAGCGCGTCGGTCAGCGGGGAAAGGGGATTGGCTCGCATCCTGGCTCCTGCAAATGGCATGGCCACGGCTTCGTTTCGCTTAAAGGCGAATGAGGCCGGGTCGAGGCAGTTATTGCAGCACGCGGCATGCCCAGAATGTGCGGTACGACACAAAGCCGCCGCCTCGCGTGGGAAAAGCGGCGGCGCGAGAGGCGACGGGGAGCGAGAGGTTACGTTTCGGCGTTGCCGTCCTGCGCCGGAGAGTGACAGGACACAAGGCCGCCGCCTTGCGTGTGCGAAAAGCGGCGGCAGGGAGAAAGAGGTTACGTTTCCGGATTGCCGTCCTGTGCAGACGTGCAACAGGACACAAAACCGCCGCCTCGCGTGTGCGGAAAGCGGCGGCGCGAGAGGCGAAGAGGTTGCGTTTCGGCGTTGCCGTCATGTCCGGGCGTGCAACAGGACACAAAGCCGCCGCCTCGCGTGTGCGAAAAGCGGCGGCAGGGAGACGCAACAGGGAGAAAGAGATTACGTTTCCGAACTGCCGTCCTGCGCCGGCAGTTCCTTCGGCGTGAAGGCTTCGGCGCGGCGGCGGATGCCATCGATTTCGCCGGTGACGAAAGTGCGGTTGTCGGCGG includes the following:
- a CDS encoding glycosyltransferase family 9 protein — protein: MRANPLSPLTDALSSELTLAPSLIADAPSAAASPSGDALSDAQYDDLVAFHGIERERLVLIHPGSHKASPAWPAERYADVADQLAADGWQIAIIGDAPDPERTAGVLGTMQTAALFLVGAVAPRTLPRLIADAQLLLSDDAAAPSPVAFARALGTPHVVLSEHPRDTSSATIARRARAELSDVENAHPGRPFTLHMPAVHDAL
- a CDS encoding methyl-accepting chemotaxis protein gives rise to the protein MTLNRKLGSLVAVLWIGLIAIGGIGAWQNRSSMIDDRKEQLKSLVGEAHAIVSHYAALAANKTLTDEQAKKQALDAVGAIRYGADGYLSINDSHPTMVMHPIKPAMIGQDLSTYTDPAGNRLFVDIVKAGDQSGGGFVNYLWAKPGSEKPVAKLSYSQRFAPWDWYIVTGMYMDDVQAAFYSSALRWLAITALLGAAATAAMLVVVRSIRRNLGGELELAVDAAHRIAQGDLTAAVNVHPDDETSLLHALSTMQRGLVATVSRVRNGTENINVGASEIAAGNTDLSQRTEEQAAALVQTASSMDQMTANVKNNAQSAAQAARLAQQAADVATRGSGVVGEVIDTMTRITASSQQIGDIIGVIDGIAFQTNILALNAAVEAARAGEQGRGFAVVAAEVRSLAQRSASAAKEIKALIETSTQTVGLGASLVSNAGTTMSEIVQSVRRVNEILDEISDASREQSEGIEQVNRAVVEMDQVTQQNAALVEEAAAAAHSLKDQVDGLREAIGSFRLPA